The Pseudomonas eucalypticola genome has a window encoding:
- a CDS encoding 1,6-dihydroxycyclohexa-2,4-diene-1-carboxylate dehydrogenase — translation MNRFENKIALVTGAAQGIGLRVAQRLAAEGARLVLVDRSELIYELEHLPGKPLVLTADLEQYEECARVVAAAVKHFGRLDILINNVGGTIWAKPFEHYEPQQIDAEVRRSLFPTLWCCHAALPMMLEQGSGAIVNVSSIATRSLNRVPYGAAKGGVNALTACLAFETAQRGVRVNATAPGGTEAPPRRIPRNSAEQSEQEKVWYQQIIDQTVDSSLMHRYGTVDEQVGAILFLASDEASYITGVTLPVGGGDLG, via the coding sequence ATGAACCGATTCGAGAACAAAATCGCCCTGGTCACCGGCGCCGCCCAAGGCATTGGCCTGCGCGTGGCTCAACGCCTGGCCGCCGAAGGCGCGCGCCTGGTGCTGGTGGACCGCTCCGAGCTGATCTACGAGCTTGAACACCTGCCTGGCAAGCCGCTGGTGCTCACTGCCGATCTTGAACAGTATGAAGAATGCGCCCGCGTAGTCGCCGCCGCAGTCAAGCACTTCGGCCGCCTGGACATTCTGATCAACAATGTGGGCGGCACCATTTGGGCCAAGCCCTTCGAGCACTACGAGCCCCAGCAGATCGACGCCGAAGTGCGCCGTTCGCTGTTCCCCACCCTGTGGTGCTGCCATGCCGCGCTGCCGATGATGCTGGAGCAGGGCAGCGGTGCCATCGTCAACGTCTCGTCCATCGCCACCCGCAGCCTCAACCGCGTGCCCTACGGCGCGGCCAAGGGCGGCGTCAACGCACTGACCGCCTGCCTGGCATTCGAAACCGCCCAGCGCGGGGTGCGAGTCAACGCCACGGCCCCAGGGGGGACGGAAGCCCCGCCACGACGCATTCCGCGCAACAGCGCCGAGCAAAGTGAACAGGAGAAAGTCTGGTACCAGCAGATTATCGACCAGACGGTCGATAGCAGCCTGATGCACCGCTATGGCACCGTAGACGAGCAGGTCGGGGCGATTCTGTTCCTGGCGTCCGACGAGGCTTCCTATATCACCGGGGTGACGTTGCCGGTCGGGGGTGGGGATTTGGGCTGA